One Heptranchias perlo isolate sHepPer1 unplaced genomic scaffold, sHepPer1.hap1 HAP1_SCAFFOLD_59, whole genome shotgun sequence genomic window, ttgagctaattgctgcatAATCCAAAAGCAGACACGTTCCTTCAAACCGgaattgaaacagtgatttaaggatgactttgctttgagtttaattaactatTATTCTGAGCTCCCACCAGTTGAGTTATCGAGGGGAAGCAGCAAATAGCTCTCTTTTTGGTGATTGTGCATCGTGCGCCTTTTGGCAAACCCTGACCCGTGGAGTCAcgggtgcatgaccgagactgactcggtccctactcataccgcagcgctgtgggagtgtgagctgttacttgCTTTGCATAACCTAGGCCAATGGAGCAGTGGAGAACgtttctaatgacaaatcagaagatcgtCTGGTCAACTCCGACCTGATTGGATTGTTTTTTcaaactgcccattactttatgactacagatagcttgcaaactgtcctaattggcagtgctgcctggcagtctccatcaTAAGTGCGTCCtgaacacagcagggagtgcattagttttattaactttgtaaatcctgagttcaatcgacAGAacggatatcaggacctgtgaagcttttttccatgtctcacttcatctttccatctttgctaaacaccaaaatcaaaaacttttgcttagtgcagcacaccaaaagatttactgccccttgacctctctgtcgaAGCTTCGGAttcacgtgggttctggatttgctgaaaactgacaccatttttgtttcgggacatttccccaaggtaaaaatgtgagtggagaatgcgggcatcgattccGCTACTTCTTGCATGCTAAGCAAGcgatctaccatttgagctaattccccagttgcggtggtaaaattgcccttcacaatggtcgcttaacactcgcctccaggcagcgccacgaattgccaactccctgaatatattcaatactttgctccaatccgcggtatcgagtattcgcaagtgagcaactgcagaacgggaaggcacagtaatcgagaatgatgctgagaagagccctgAGCCTGCTGAAGGCAGATgtggtcaccggaaagcaacagcacCCCGACCCCCGCCACGAGCttcgaggagcagcgagagccctgtctgtctgtttgactgactgactgagagaaggcttttttgcctgaaagtgagtgaggtttgacgtgttgttactcaaaggcactccctgctggtgacagaggtaaatgctcgagcaaaactgtcgtgttcgggcagacacagaaagctttcaggtttgagaaaggaaaagaggtgtcctgtgcctcagcaccaacatgttaagctgtcggctgcctgtaaatctaagaaagcggccttgacctaattgctgcttactccaaaagcacactCTCTTCTTCAAGCTAGAATTAAACCagcaacctaaggatgactttgttTTGTTTTCGACCACAGTCCCCTGCACtcccagctgagcgatcgaagggaagcagcaaggattactctctttgggaactgttcactgtgcgccttttgacactgccggactcgtggagttacgtgggcatgaccgagactgactcggtacctgctcataccacaggtatgtgggagtgtgagctgctccttACTCTCCACTACCTGGGCCAGTGCAGCAATGGGTAACGTGTCTAACTACAGGTCAGAAGATTATAGGTTTGATTTCTAACTTCCTCGAAAGTttctgcacactattttttcacaaaaTATACCTTGTTTCATAAAATGTAAGAATCCACAGATTTCAAATTAcatatcacaatttcaaagcaataagattcaaactaatacaaaacagatcgtacacaatatgatcccaatattacaattcaatcacagtacatatttcacaatacatGGTgaccaatacaaggtgggatggccttacacggttccctttccccatagagcctttgtgcaGGCTGCACctcgcgtcccgcagcacgtactcctggaccttggagtgtgcagggcagcaacactcggtcgtggacaactCCTTTAGATGGAAGGTCAacaggtttcaggcggaccaaagggcctccttcaccgagttgatggtcttccatcagcagttgatatctgtctcggtgtgtgtccttgGGAAGAGCGCgtggagcacagcgtcctgtgttactgagatGTGggaatgaaccgggacagataccaatgcatctctcacCACACTTCCCGCGTGAAgggacagtccatcaggaggtagaTGATGGTCTTGCaatgctgcagcctcgagggcagcgcGCAGTGGTGCTGATATTCCGTGCATGTTGTAAGGACTGCACTGGAAGggactttctcaccaccatccaggccacatcccgGTGCCTGTTCGTCAGTTCCGGCgaggagacgttctgccaaatggcatcggccGTCTGGTCaaggaactgcccgatcggagcCACgccctcctttccctgcaggtcaCCCAGAACGTTTcgtgccgaccactgtctgagggCTTTGTGGTCAAAGGGTTTCCTCCTCAgggacttctccacctgggacaggtggtgggggatggtccagctggacggggcgtcctgcatctgctcggccagcgtagaACCTGAGCGCGCGGTGATTTTTCCGCAAGCTCagcctcttctcagcatcattcctgATTACTAAGGCTTCCCGTTCcgctgttctggggaatgaggtgggtcaagcagagcaagtttcaatgggggaatatttagggaacaatGTTCATAGTATCATGAGTTTTCGATTAGTTATGGACAAGGACAGGGAGCAATCTAATACTTAATTGCAGGAgtgacaatttcagtgggttgagatcggatctggcccgggttaattggaatcaaagattggcaggcaaaactgtaatcgaataatgggtggcctttaaaaaaGAAATGGTTCGGGTACGGTCTTGGTACATTTTCACGAGTGGGAAAGGTAGGTCAACCAAAGGTcgatctccctggatgacgaaagagacagagagtaagatgaagcagagaaagggggcgtatgacagatatcaggttgataatacaagtgagaaccaggctgaatatagaaagctcagaggagaagtgaaaagggaaataagaggggcaaagagagactatgAGAATAGGCGaacaaaaagggaatccaaaagtcttcgacaggcatataATTAAAAATGGAAAGCAAGAAGAGGGGTGGGTCCGATTAGGCACTAAAAAGGAGATTTACGCATGgctgcagagggcatggctaaggcactaaatgagtactttgcatctgtctttaacaaggaagaagttgctgcaaaaatcacagtaaaaggggaggtagttgagttaatggaagggctaaaaattgattaaaaggaggtactaaaaaggctggGTGTGCTTAAGgtagataagtcatccagtccagatgggatgcatcccaggttgctgagggaactaagggtggaaattgcttaggtaatggccataatcttccaatcatccttagatacggaaaTGGTGCAagacgactggagaattgcaaatgttacacccttgttcaaaaaagggtgtcaggataaacccatcaactacaggccagtcagtttaacctcggtggtggggaagcttttagaaaaaagtaaacagggacaaaattaatacccacttggacaaatgtggattaataaaaggaTTAAttagatagccctttcaaagagctggcaaaggcacaGTGGGCTGATTGGCCGCCTCTTGTGCCGTACCTGCTATGAAAATATGAaactatgaacaacaacttcaacgccataaacctgaaacaaaatggcagccagtAAGGCAGTAATCTTATAGAGCGGCAAGCTGGATATCTTACCGAgttgcaaggcggccatcttattgCGGGGCAAGGCAGCCAACTTACCGGCGGGCATGGgggcaatgtcaaacaaattgaCCGCCATGAAAGTTGAACGAAATTGCCGCCCTGATCTTGAAACAAAGTGACCACCAATAAGGcatccatcttactgaggggcaaggtagaGCTTTTTATGGTGAGAGAGACGGAAAGAGTTCATTTGCTGGTCCTGTTAAAttactgttgcactatagttataGATACACATTGAgcgagactggcactagctgatGTTTAACAGGAATATGGAGGTGCAGTGAGGgattaaacaccaaaatgtgaacttctgcaaaaataaATTGACTAACATTTGATTATTCTGACGTAATGGTTACCGAGAAGgaaagaccagacattcggaggaaaggtccaattaacCGTTTTGTGTAGCGaatgcaattctagcttctattaaataaatcagaataaaattggactcaatctgaatgtggtTCTAATCTGGGATTttgtttatttctccattattcatatttttctttaatctgaaacaataacagcatTTGTAACattaacagagcaggagagtgcagcGGGACCCTGTCCACTTTAATAACACAGCAGACGggttaagagtacattgtgatttatcagAGAATCCAGcaactcactgggaaagttacacatggtacagatggaggatcaaaaaggtgcaaagtgattttacactttaatttggggcaatgacttttgtCTCCACAATGTTTAATTTGATAAAAAACTTAATGTGCTCTTTTTTCCTAAAGAAATTTCAAGCACAGACCAGGGCTTCATAAAGAAAACAATTATTATTAATACACTATAAAAATTGACATTTGAATTTAAAAAACActttgggtttatgcccgatttagaattgctttaaccacaataaaacaacacattctgaattccgaaAATGcaaaaccgtttggaaatcaaatgtctatcttGGAATAAGCCATACAGGaagttatatcctcatggttggTTGAAGCATGCGGGaaaattccaggtattttgatggatgatGTTGCAGTGTAGCgtggctttctcttgtatccaggtcatcggcttcataggcaatctgtaaaccagcatcgaggcatcaagctgggaggtagcgagcagtcattaagattccaggtgaggtggtgctgccaggaagtgaaaggtgagtttggagcagtcgtggtggatctgtgtctctccacaCTCAACTTCTGCACAGCTTTTAAAGAGATTTTTAACACCggatcacacctctgggacgatGGCTTCTCAACGATagtttcctacaaatacaacccacgatagattgacacttcacttgttttctctcattgtccacaacgtaacctagTTAAGTCGGCAGATTGTTCAACtacctctagccctcctggaatcgttctttttgctacggtgatctatcctctgctgtgtgatcatTTACAATGTGTTATTAACAATCCTTTAAACAGCCCTTCCACCTTTGAacagtccttttccttcagacatgctgaagtcgatttcgtctcaggctttcgttcaaTAGATGAATGTTTACGAcatagagcagctgggaaacccctgcagtaagtaatggtcagggtcagggacacaaggctgagtgactttattgtgcagcctccaggcatcaccttgagaaatgtcaaaattaaatgcagaagagtgttaccccagaacaaacatgaactgtctaacctgcttcatctgctgctgttctgctggtcagcactctcacacactccaggctgattacacagtttgtttggttatttaatgtttTCTGTGTTCCAGTCTCACTCCTGCCCCTACCCTGCTGTCACTTTATATGTTTGTCCAACTTTCATTGTGTCTattctctgtttatgtcgtttgtccctatttattttctgtctgtttttctatcttgttatttccacttctactcccatcactttgcacttctttgtcagtctctctctctcgttccatccatgtctgtttgctcgctctcattatatatatatatatatatatatgtatatatattaatatatgcTTTCTTttactccttctttctctctttctatttctctccTGTCTTACAAACTCTCATTATTTAtctcattctctgtgtaactctgtctctacctctctttgtttctatctctctcccactcacaccctaTCCCTTTtatgtgaacctgttttaattttctgcgctatttaatcatgatatttcttttgtccctttgttttttctctgtgttccctcctctctccatctttctctccttctgtctctctctctctctctctctattcctctgtctctctgtccatctttctctctttctctctgcctttgtCCCActacctctctctttttctctatttctctctctatctctctctcacccgctccctgtgtcgctctctgcccctctttctctttctcgctctcactctctatgtctgtgtttttctcccttttctctgtcactctatctccccctctctctttccctctctttatcgctccctgtctcagtctctcaccCTTTCCCTCTTCGTGAATCATtgtggctttctctctctcgctcactctctccctccctctatctccctttctctcaccctctctcaccccctctccatttatttggaatgcacccattctgatcagtcCCACAGCAGCTCCTTTGACTCCCAACTTTGCAAATTTTGATGTACGGCCATTTAGATGAAGTCCAGCTGAGATACTTGTGCCATCATTTTGCACAAAAATGCACGTGTTGCctgcagaataaatcctgcctcaatagatcagaatttcaataaaatataatatcagaagcatatttcagatcatttaatgtCTCTGTgtggctaatataaaatgtactttccatcccctgggaagtgttggggatggagtatgaaatgggatttagttctcgtgcttgaaacccttcagctctttctatgatttcacgaatttaacaattagattgaatgggtatttcaccgcgttcttcagctcctctctgaatttagtttgcgtcaggacataaatacacgtgtttgtgcaggaactgagaagctgcagcatcttcgcTGTTTGTTCTgtgatataaccagggtcagTGAAGGAGTAATAAGACCGAATGTCCAATATTCGTACATAAATGGAAAacacaacctgtgtcagccacaacagtataaaactgcccgagatactgaagagtaaaatgatggatttctttcggttctccatctctggatcactctgattctctccattgctgcggccccggagtcccctgcggactcgactggacactaaaatacgcctgaccgtcagtacattgagcagcaaaatcagacagaacgggacacaaggggttaaaatgaggtgcaacatctcaaatgcggcccatgcgggggaagtaaggaagctcggtttaatctcacaaccccagggaacattatcaattataaatctaggttcatatataaagtaccagggaAGACTCTctgaacagcccagcacactcactgttcccagaaccacagccgccgttctctccgtgcaatatttcgttttcagcttctcacaacaaatggccacaaatcgatcaaaggtgaaagcaacTGTGAGCCAGACGGAAACTACTGTGGCTGCTTCAGTCATAGAGAGAATAAAACTACACAGGAGAGTAATATCCAGGAATGACCATGGGAGATAGAGCACATTAATTTTGCtgaatatcggatcagtgataacgaccatgagatcggtcactgccattcccaccaggtagacactgatacatttggagagaccgcactttcctcgggacaggatcacaatcgccaccaagttaactgcaaCAGAGAAACAAGtaatcagagaaattactgatcagacctggagccaaagcagcatttTGAGAggctctggggtgaaatttccagctttgttgctgcatcaaggcgtggaaagtgattgattgacctgggcagcgctttcgggcagagagatgtttttgaacacaatgatcaataatgaattgggagatggatatagaaagtgaataaagtgagcactggatccactggaagggctgagtgagggcgcagtgccggtggggaagggagaaggggttttacacaccgggaatccagcggataaaagccggatttgggttccagacggacggggaaagagagggaagggtggggaatgtgaggggacaggggaaggtgcagctggtttatttttctgGGATAATTGatccgacaggggctggcactaaatgggaaaggcagctggagcccgagccagtgagtgagattgggagggggacaaggaaaaggacatgtaggagctggaggggagtcaggagcaggagatttgggaaagtggacaaactgaagcaacggatgaggagacagaggattcaatgcagtgggaggagaggctgggattcacagggagagactgcagcagagtgtgagaggaaatctaatctatgggtcccacgaacacaatccatctaatacattcaacagttcatttctgtggttattggtgtcagggaaactGTGTAGTTATAAAATGtgtacaataaatttactttgtaattcatttgaaattaaattaaaaagtattaattaaatcaacctcgttgtttattgaattcacttaactttaacgtactgtatccgaacaattcattacaatcaagacatttctgattatatttttttttagCAAATTGTAATTgtatttagtgttaagttggaaaacaaggaaaattcacataaacagactacggacctgacagggatatgaacatgaggagcgagtcccacaataaaaactcacccaatctgaccacatcataataacaccttcaaatcacattttcaatGTTTAATTGCACTGGaattttcagcagttcattctgatgaattattaacaccacagcctctcgctttccctctcagtcgccctctctttcactcactctactccctatctcaagtccattttcatatccgattaaatcctatcatcctgtgtctgcattctgttcaccagccccgtgtttcaATCTCCGATTCGCAAtcttagtttgttaaatagtgaagcctctgtggaatagtttaatatttctacagatcatccaagtctccacctgttcacctacactgttcacttcatccacaaatcatggaatgaacagaatcgaatccctctcccaggcagatctcacaataattgagattccttctccagtaattgtAG contains:
- the LOC137316361 gene encoding probable G-protein coupled receptor 139; the protein is MGYSVISQIMLIYYPVLAAIGVPVNLVAIVILSRGKCGLSKCISVYLVGMAVTDLMVVITDPIFSKINVLYLPWSFLDITLLCSFILSMTEAATVVSVWLTVAFTFDRFVAICCEKLKTKYCTERTAAVVLGTVSVLGCSESLPWYFIYEPRFIIDNVPWGCEIKPSFLTSPAWAAFEMLHLILTPCVPFCLILLLNVLTVRRILVSSRVRRGLRGRSNGENQSDPEMENRKKSIILLFSISGSFILLWLTQVVFSIYVRILDIRSYYSFTDPGYITEQTAKMLQLLSSCTNTCIYVLTQTKFREELKNAVKY